From Gammaproteobacteria bacterium:
CGTGCTGGTGGACGGGCAGCCGAGAAACCTGCCGGTCATCATTCTGGACCGGCTGGGCGCCGTCGGGGTCATCTTCGCGCACCCCGAAGAGCGGGTGAACGACCTCATCGTCACCTCCACCTGGGGCACCCCTTCGCTGCTCAACTACCACCGCCTGCCCGACATGCCCGTCGCGCACATCGCGCGCAGCGCCGGAGAGCGGCTTCGGGCGCTGCTCGCCCGCGGACCGCTCGAGGTCGAACTTTCGGCGCGCGCCGACGCCGGGTGGAAGGAGCTTCGGCTCGCCATCGCCCGCATCCCCGGACCCGAGCCGGAGAGCCCCTACGTCCTCTTCGGCGGGCACATCGACGGATGGCACTACGCGGCGACTGACGAGGGCGCGTCGAACGCGGCCATGCTCGACCTGGCCCTCGCTTTCCACGCTGAGCGCGAACGCATGCGGCGCGGCCTGGTGGTGGCCTGGTGGCCCGGGCACTCGAACGCGCGCTATGGCGGGTCGACCTGGTTCGCCGACCACTTCTTCGACGAGCTGCGCTCACGCGCGGTAGCGCACGTGAACGTGGACGGGATCGGACAGATGGGCGCGCGCCTCTTCGCAGCCGCGACGACTGCCTCGCTGGCCGAGGTCGCGCGCTTCGCCATGCAGCGCGGCGTGGACGCCAACATCCAGCCGACCCGGCCGGGACGAAACTCCGACCAGTCGTTCAACGGAGTCGGCCTGCCGCTCCTGCAGCTCTACCGCAACCGCGCGGAAGAGGACGGCGGATATTGGTGGTGGCATACCCCCGAGGACACGTTCGACAAGATCGACTTCGACATCCTGGAGGGCGACACCTACCTGTACGCGATCGCGCTCTCGGCGCTGCTCGGCCGTGAAGTGCTGCCGGTGGACCTGGTGGGCCAGGTCGAGGCTCTGGGCGCCGCCATCGCCGCCCGCTCCGAATTGGGCAGCGGTCAGTTCGATCTCTCACAGGCCTCCGAGGCCCAGGGCGAACTTCTCGCGCTGGCGGGCCGGCTGGAGGCCGCGCTCCCCCGCGCGACCGGCTCACCCCAGCTCGACATGGCGCTCGTGGACGTGCTGCGGCCGCTGCACCGGGTACTCTACGTCCCGCTCACCCCGCACCACCCGGACGCGGGCGCGGTCCCCGGCCCGCTTCCCGGCCTCGCCCCGACGCGGACCCTCGCCGAAGCGGCGCCCGGCAGCGAGCGCTACCGCCTCGCCATGGCCACGCTGGTGCGCGAGCGGAACCGGCTGATGGAGGCCATCACCGAATCGAACCGCCGCGCGACCGCCCTGCTCGCGTCACCGGGGATCCGCTAGGAGCTATTGACATGACGCACTCTCGCCGCCGCTTCCTGGCCACGTCCGCCGCCGCTGCTGGCGCCGCGACACTCGGACCCTCCGCATTTGGACCCGCCCGCGCCCTGGCCGCCTCCCCGGGACCGGCCGATCCGACCCGGGCCCTCCCGGCGCCCGCGGCCCCCGAACCGTCACCGCGCCCCCTCAGCATCCTCATCCTGGGCGGCACCGGGTTCATCGGCCCGCACCAGGTGCGGTACGCCATGTACCGGGGCCACCAGGTCAGCATCTTCAACCGGGGACGCACCGCCCCGGACCTCTTTCCCGGCGTGGAGACGCTGATCGGCGACCGAGACGGCCAGCTCGGCGCCCTTGAGGGCCGCACCTGGGATGCGGTGATCGACAACAGCGGCTACGTGCCCCGCCACGTGCGCGACTCGGCGGCGCTCCTGCGCGACTCGGTGGGCCGATACCTCTTCACCTCGACCGGATCGGTGTACAGCTTCGACCAGGACGAGCTCACCGAGGACTCGGAGCTCCTCCCCATCGAGGACCCGGAAAGCGAAGACGTCGACCGCTACTACGGACCGCTCAAGATCCTGTGCGAGAACGCGGTCACCGACACCTACCGGGAACGCGGCACCGTGGTGCGGCTGCATGTCGTCGCGGGGCCCGGCGACACCACCGACCGCTTCACCTACTGGCCCGTGCGCATCGACCACGGCGGTGAGATCATCGCACCGGGGAGCCGGGACACACCGGTCCAGTACATCGATGTGCGCGATCTGGCCGAGTTCATGATCCTGTGCCTGGAGCGCGACATCGGCGGCACCTTCAACGCCGCCGGCCCGACCCTCGCCCCGACCTCGATGGCCGAGTTCATCTACGGGATCCGCGCGATCACGAGCACTCCGCTGTCCTTCACCTGGATCGACGAGCCATTCCTCGCCGACCGGCAGGCGCGGTTCCCGCTCTGGTATCCGCCCACGGAGGGCGCCGTCCGCGGAATCTCGCGCGTCAGGTCCCACAGGGCCGTCGCCAGCGGGCTCAAGTTCCGCCCCATCGCGGTCACCGCCCTCGACACGCTGGAATGGTTCAGGACGCTTTCCGAGGACCGCCGCAACCAGCTTCAACTCAACCTGGAGCGCGACCGGCAGCTCCTGGAGGAGTGGAAGGCGTAGCCTGAATCCGGGAAGACCCGGCCTACACCCGGAAGAGCACCGACTCGCGCCCGTAGAGGCGGATCGAGCACCAGGTCAGCAGCGCGAAGCCCAGGGCGTTCACGCCGGCCAGCAGCGCCAGCGCCAGCCAGTCGACCTGCCCCTGTATGGCCTCCCGCATCGCCAGCGCGTTGCCGAGGATGGGCACCGCATACACCGCTGCTCCGAACGAGGCCGGCGCGAGAGCGAAGATGGCCAGGAAGACGGACAGAAAAACCAGCGGGGCAGTGTACATCCCCGC
This genomic window contains:
- a CDS encoding M28 family metallopeptidase, encoding MPRSVHRVALIALALAPWLTTTCGPGERSGMQADMNADLLAAAVRTHISAASLEPHARAIVEHDRLSGSEGENAAIDYVVATLEAAGVPVEVHAFETYVSDPISASVSVPDGPTFSAITSSFSATVGSLRAPLVDLGPLANLPPVEVGTGERIVLAGEGMGGAGASALPDVAGAIVLVDGQPRNLPVIILDRLGAVGVIFAHPEERVNDLIVTSTWGTPSLLNYHRLPDMPVAHIARSAGERLRALLARGPLEVELSARADAGWKELRLAIARIPGPEPESPYVLFGGHIDGWHYAATDEGASNAAMLDLALAFHAERERMRRGLVVAWWPGHSNARYGGSTWFADHFFDELRSRAVAHVNVDGIGQMGARLFAAATTASLAEVARFAMQRGVDANIQPTRPGRNSDQSFNGVGLPLLQLYRNRAEEDGGYWWWHTPEDTFDKIDFDILEGDTYLYAIALSALLGREVLPVDLVGQVEALGAAIAARSELGSGQFDLSQASEAQGELLALAGRLEAALPRATGSPQLDMALVDVLRPLHRVLYVPLTPHHPDAGAVPGPLPGLAPTRTLAEAAPGSERYRLAMATLVRERNRLMEAITESNRRATALLASPGIR
- a CDS encoding NAD-dependent epimerase/dehydratase family protein, whose protein sequence is MTHSRRRFLATSAAAAGAATLGPSAFGPARALAASPGPADPTRALPAPAAPEPSPRPLSILILGGTGFIGPHQVRYAMYRGHQVSIFNRGRTAPDLFPGVETLIGDRDGQLGALEGRTWDAVIDNSGYVPRHVRDSAALLRDSVGRYLFTSTGSVYSFDQDELTEDSELLPIEDPESEDVDRYYGPLKILCENAVTDTYRERGTVVRLHVVAGPGDTTDRFTYWPVRIDHGGEIIAPGSRDTPVQYIDVRDLAEFMILCLERDIGGTFNAAGPTLAPTSMAEFIYGIRAITSTPLSFTWIDEPFLADRQARFPLWYPPTEGAVRGISRVRSHRAVASGLKFRPIAVTALDTLEWFRTLSEDRRNQLQLNLERDRQLLEEWKA